From a single Nicotiana tomentosiformis chromosome 2, ASM39032v3, whole genome shotgun sequence genomic region:
- the LOC117280072 gene encoding uncharacterized protein, translating into MTQRVNSLEHQLKNMQGLAGQKSIAFKDLCMFPDVHFPLGFKIPKFGKYDRHDDPISQLKRYCNQLIGAGRNEELLMAYFVESLMGVASKWFMDQDTSRWYVWDDMARAFVKQFQYNNYIAPNRNSLSNLKKKPTESYREYAIKWREQAARVKPPMDDHGLIIVFLQAQEPGYFQSMMSVVATSQARGGA; encoded by the coding sequence atgacccaaagagtgaatAGCTTAGAACATCAGTTGAAAAATATGCAAGGGTTGGCAGGTCAGAAGAGTATTGCCTTCAAGGACTTATGTATGTTCCCCGATGTTCATTTTCCACTTGGTTTCAAGATCCCCAAATTTGGAAAGTATGATAGACACGACGACCCCATATCTCAgttgaaaaggtattgcaatcagCTAATAGGTgcaggaagaaatgaagaattgttgatggcttattttgtGGAAAGCCTTATGGGAGTAGCCTCCAAATGGTTTATGGATCAAGACACATCTCGCTGGTATGTATGGGATGACATGGCCCGGGCCTTTGTCAAACAGTTCCAATATAACAACTACATCGCCCCAAACCGCAATTCCCTTTCAAACCTGAAGAAGAAACCAACTGAAAGTTACAGggaatatgccattaaatggagagagcaagcggctagagttaagccacccatggatgaccACGGGCTAATCATTGTCTTCCTTCAGGCTCAAGAGCCAGGATATTTTCAAAGCATGATGTCCGTagttgccacatctcaggccagaggaggagcatag